AAAGGCAATATGAATGGGAAGGCTTACAAAGGGTCTTCCATATCTTTCGGAGAATTCGGTCTTAAGGCTCTTGAACCCGGATGGGTATCAAGCCGTCAGATAGAGGCGGCGAGGGTTGCCATAACAAGGCATGCCAAGAGAGGCTGTAAGGTCTGGATAAGGGTATTCCCCGATAAACCGTTGACAAAGAAGCCTGCTGAGACAAGAATGGGAAAAGGAAAAGGCGCCCCTGAGTCATGGGTGGCGGTTGTGACGCCCGGCAGGGTTTTATATGAAATGTCAGGTGTGCCGGAAGATATAGCGCGTGAAGCCTTTAGGCTTGCTTCGCATAAGCTTTCCATTGCCACCAAGTTTGTAACCAGGACGAGAATAGTATGAAGAAGCCTTCGGACATAAGGTCCTCAACAGTTGATGAATTGCGGCAGGAAGAGGCGAATCTGAGAAAAGAACTGTTTAATTTAAGATTCCAGCAGGTGACCGGCGAAATTGAAAACCCGATGAGAATAAGACAGGTCAGAAGGAATATAGCGCAGGTATTAACTGTTATAGGTGAAAAGTTAAAAGTTAAAAGTTAAGGATAGGAAAAAACGATGCCCAAGAAAATATTTACAGGTGATGTTATAAGCGATAAGATGGACAAAACAGTCATAGTGTCCGTAAAGAGGCTTACACAGCATCCCCTTTATAAGAAAACCATTAAAAAAATCTCAAAGTTTAAGGCTCACGACGAAGGGAATAAATACAAGGTCGGAGATAAAGTAAGGATTATTGAATCAAGCCCCATCAGCAAGGAAAAAAGATGGGTTGTTTTGGAAAAGGCGGAGAGGTAAAAACTAATGATCCAGCTCAGGAGCATATTGGAAGTTGCCGATAACTCAGGCGCAAGAAAGGTGCAGTGCATTAAGGTTATGGGCGGAAGTCACAAAAGATATGCAGGGCTTGGGGATATAGTAGTTGTGAGCATAAAAGAGGCTCTGCCCGAAAGCAATGTTAAAAAGGGCTCTGTGGCAAAGGCAGTTGTTGTAAGATGCAAGAAAGAAACAAGGAGAACAGACGGCTCTTACATAAAGTTTGATGAAAATGCGGTTGTGATTGTCAATGCAGAGGGAGAGCCTGCCGGCACAAGAATATTCGGGCCTGTGGCAAGAGAGCTCAGATGGAAGGAATTTATGAAGATTATCTCCCTTGCACCGGAAGTGCTTTAAAGACAGTGAACAGTTGTCAGATGACAGTTGACAGTTAAAGGAGACAGAAGACATACAATGAGTTTAGATATAAAGAAAAACGATACGGTGATGGTAGTCAAAGGGGATGACAGGGGTAAAAAGGGGCGGGTGCTTTCGGTTTATCCCGTTAAAAGCGAAGTTCTCATTGAAAAACTGAACATCGTTAAGAGACACATGAAGCCGAACAAGAAATATACGCAGGGCGGGATTATAGAAAAGGAGGCGCCGGTTCACCGTTCAAATGTGACGCTGGTCTGCCCCAAATGCGATAAGCCTACAAAGATTGGCAGTACTACCCTTGAAAACGGCGCACGGGTAAGGGTTTGCAAAATCTGCAAGGAGATTATGGACAGATAAATGTTAAGATTAATGGAAAAATATAAAAAAGAAGTGGTGCCGGACCTCATGAAGGAATTTGCATTTAAAAATGTAATGCAAGTGCCGCGGCTTAAAAGCATTGTGCTGAATGTCGGGATGGGTGAAGCCACCCAGAACATAAAACTGCTGGATGCCGCAGTTAAGGAACTGACAATCATATCAGGACAGAAACCTGTTGTCACAAAGGCAAAAAAGTCCATTGCAAGTTTTAAACTCCGCAAGGGCATGCCTATCGGCTGCAAAGTCACCCTGAGAGGCAAAAGAATGTATGAGTTTCTTGATAAATTTATAAGCCTTGCGCTTCCGCGGATAAAGGATTTTAAAGGCGTCTCGGGTAAGGCGTTTGACGGCAGGGGAAATTATGCCTTCGGAACAAAGGAGCAGATAATTTTTCCCGAAATAGATTATGACAAGATAGAAAATACTCACGGACTGGATGTCATATTTGTGACATCCGCCAAAAATAATAAGGAGGGAAAGGCGCTTCTCAAACATTTTGGGATGCCGTTTAGAAATTAAAAAAATTTATGGCAAAAAAGTGTTTGATTGAGAAGGTAAAAAGGACACCAAAGTTTAAAGTCAGGGCATATAACAGATGCCGGATTTGCGGCAGACCGAGAGGTTATTTGAGGAAGTTTGGGATGTGCAGGATATGTTTCAGACAGCGCGCATTAGCCGGACAGATACCCGGCGTAACAAAATCAAGTTGGTGACGGAGCCAAGTACCCGGAGGAATAATACCATATGATGACAGATCCGATTGCAGATATGATTACAAGAATCAGAAATGCAAACATGATTAAGGCAGAGAAGGTGGACATCCCCGCCTCAAAAATAAAACTTGAGGTAACAAAGATACTTAAAGAAAAAGGCTTTATAAAAGGCTACAGGATGCTGAAGGATAAAAAGCAGGGCATCTTAAGAGTCTCTTTGAAATATTCCGCTAACGGCGAAAAAATAATATCCGGGCTTAAGAGAATAAGCAAACCGGGCAGAAGAATATATGTCGGTAAAGATGATGTGCCAAAAGTTATGGGTGGAATCGGAGTGGCGATTATTTCAACGTCAAAAGGCGTTCTTTATGACGAGGAATGCAGGCGTGACGGCGTCGGCGGAGAAGTGCTGTGCTATGTATGGTAACAACCGTTAAGCGTTATAGTGTTTATAGCGTTATTGCGTAATGAGAAAAAAGAAGATTTAAAACTGGAGATGAGATGTCAAGGGTAGGCGCAAAACCAATAAATTTACCAAAGGGCGTTGACGTTAAGCTAAACGTCAATGAAATTGCCGTTAAGGGGCCCAAGGGCGAGCTCAAATGGAGTTTCCCTGCGGAAATAAATGTCATGTTAGAAGGCGAAGTCCTTCAGATAAAAAGAGAATCTGATACCAAACAGCATAAGGCGCTGCACGGCACTGCAAGGAGCATTATCGCAAACATGATAACAGGCGTCCATGACGGATATGAGAGGGTGCTTGATATTACGGGTATTGGATACAAGGCGCAGGTTCAGGGCAAGAAACTGCTTATGACACTCGGGTATTCTCATCCGGTTGAATATACCCTTCCGGAAGGTATGACTGCACAGGTGGATCCCAAACAGACCAAGATAACATTGAAAGGCAGCGATAAGCAGTTAATCGGACAGGTTGCGGCAAACATCAGGGCATTTAGGCCGCCTGATATATACAAAGGCAAAGGCATTCGTTATACCGGTGAGTATATTAAACTGAAGGCAGGCAAAGTTGGAAAAAAGTAGCAAATTTCAGATTTGAAATTTCAGATTTCAAATAGATTCTCGGAGGAGATTTTGTCTTACGTTAAAACTGATGCAAGGAAAAGACGCCACGAAAGGGCCAGAAAGAAGGTCTACGGAACTTCTGAAAGGCCAAGGCTCAATATATTTAAAAGCCTGAAGCATGTGTATGCCCAGATAATAGATGACTCGGAAAGCGCTACGCTTGTTGCAGCCTCAAGTCAGAGCAAAGACTTCAGCAAAAAGCTCAAAACAGGAGGCAATATAGCGGCGGCAAAAGAAGTCGGGACACTGATTGCAAAGAAAGCCGTAGAAAAAGGGATAAAGAAAATTGTCTTTGACAGGGGCGGCTACACTTATCACGGCAGGGTAAAGACGCTTGCAGATGCAGCGAGAGAGGCAGGACTTGAATTCTAGCGGTTAGCTGTTAGCGGTTAGTTTTTTAATAATACTAACTGCTAATTGCCAACTGCTAATTTATTTTAATAAGGAGGAATAGTGGGAAGAACTAACCCTGATGGTCTTAATCTGAAAGAAAAGGTTGTATTTATAAATAGAGTTGCCAAGGTCGTAAAAGGCGGCAGGCGGTTTTCTTTTAGCGCCCTTGTTGTTGTCGGCGATGACGGCGGTTATGTCGGAGCCGGCAAGGGTAAGGCAGGGGAAGTTCCGGAGGCGATAAGAAAGGCCGTTGAGCAGGCAAAGAGGAACCTCATAAAAGTCCCTATAAAAGACGGCACAATACCACATCAGATAACCGGCAAGTTCGGTGCTGTGCAGGTTATCATGAAGCCCGGCGCTGAAGGCGTAGGCATTATTGCAGGCGGAGCCGTAAGGGCAATTATGGAGGTTGCGGGTGTGCATAATATTGTTGCCAAGTCCATTGGCAGTCATAATCCATTTAACAGCGTCAGGGCTACGCTTGACGGGCTGAAGAAACTTAAGGACACTGCGAGCATTGAGGCAAGAACCGGCGGTGGAAAGTCAGAAGAAGAGGGGCAGGGAGCAAAAGATGAAAACGCTTAAGATAACATTAAAACGCAGTCCGATAGGCAAGCCTGAAAAACTCAGAAAGGTACTGATGTCAATGGGGCTCAAGAGGCCGAATCAAAGCACAATTCAAAAAGACACCCCTTCAGTAAAGGGACAGATTCATAAAGTGTCGCATCTTGTGGAAGTAAGTGAAAACTAAGAACTTAGAACTGAGAACTAAGAAACGAGGAGTGTAAGAAATTGAGATTATCAGATTTATCACCTGTGCCGGGAAGCACAAAGAAACCAAAGAGAGTCGGGCGCGGCATAGGCTCGGGTCACGGCAAGACCTCATGCAAAGGGCATAAAGGGCAGAAGGCAAGGACCGGAACAGGCAAGGGCGCGGGTTTTGAGGGCGGACAGATGCCGCTTCAGCGCAGACTGCCCAAGAGGGGTTTTACAAATATTTTTAAAAAGCAGTACTCTATTGTTAATTTAAAGTCATTAAGCGGGCTTTCTGAAACTGTTATTACTCCTGAAATCCTTCTTGAAAAGGGACTGATTAAAAATATAAAGGACGGAGTTAAGATTCTTGGCGACGGCGAGTTAAAGGGCGCTCTGACCGTAAAGGCTCATTTTTTCAGCGTCTCTGCAAAAGAAAAAATTACCGGAGCAGGCGGAAGCGCGGAGATAATTTAAATGGCAATTTTTACCGGCTTTCAAAACATATTTAAAATAGCTGAACTCAAAAACAGACTGCTCTTTACTTTTGCCCTGCTGGCTGTTTACAGAATCGGCGCTCACATACCGACCCCCGGGATTAACGGCGAGGAACTGAGCAAGTTCCTTATGGAAAGGGGCGGCGCCCTCATGGGTTTTTTTGATATGTTTTCCGGCGGCGCCCTGTCCAGATTAACGATTTTTGCCCTCGGTATAATGCCCTACATCAGCGCCTCAATTATTCTCCAGCTTCTTACCGTAGTGGTCCCTGCAATCGGGAAGCTGGCCAAGGAAGGCGAGCGCGGAAGGAAAAAAATAGTGCAGTACACAAGGTACGGCACTGTGGTTATAAGCGCCGTCCAGTCATTCGGAATTGCAACAGGCATTGAGAGCATGAACCAGGGCGCATTTGTCCAGTCGCCGGGATGGAGTTTCAGGCTTATGACCATGATAACCCTTACATCAGGAACCGCCTTCATCATGTGGCTTGGAGAACAGATAACTGAGAGGGGAATCGGCAACGGCATATCAATGATTATCTTTGCCGGCATAGTAGCGCGTTTTCCAAATGCCGTAATTAACTCTGTAAGGCTTATTAAATCAGGCGAGCTTAATCTGATCTTAATGCTTATGTTGATAGTTTTAATGGTTGCGGTTGTCGGGATAATAATATTTGTTGAGCGGGGTCAGAGAAAGATACCGGTGCAGTATGCAAAAAGAGTTGTGGGCAGGAAGGTTTACGGCGGACAGAGCACGCATCTGCCGCTGAAGGTAAACAGCTCGGGCGTTATTCCTCCGATATTTGCATCATCAATAATAATGTTTCCCGCCACGATTGCCGGTTTTATTGCAATCCCGTGGGTTCAGTCAGTGGCGAAACAGCTTTCTCCGGGCAATCTGATTTACACGGTGCTTTATGTAGGCATGATTTTTTTCTTTGCGTATTTTTATACGGCAATAATTTTCAATCCTGTTGACATAGCGGATAATTTAAAAAAGCACGGAGGGTTCATCCCCGGCGTAAGGCCCGGGCAGAGCACATCAGAATACATCTACAGGGTGCTTGCAAGAATTACCTTTGGAGGCGCGATATATCTGTCAATAATATGCATACTGCCGGACATTTTCGGGAAATATTTCAATGTGCCTTTTTATTTCGGCGGCACATCTTTATTGATAGTTGTAGGTGTGGCCCTGGATACAATTTCACAGATAGAGTCTCATTTAGTGACCCGTTCCTATGAGGGTTTCTTAAAGAAAGGCAAGATCAGGGGAAGAAGGGGCTGAAGAGACGAGATGCAAGATGCAGGATGCAAGACACAGGATTTTTAATTAAATATTATGCATCATGAATCGTGCATCAGTTTATTTAATTTAGATTTAATTGTTGATAGTCCTTAAGTCGCAGGATGAAATAAAGAGAATGGCAGAGGCATGCCGTATTGCGGCAGAGGCGCTGGAAGAAATAAAAAAGATGATAGCTCCGGGAATAACTACTATGGAGCTTGATAAATTTGCCGAGTCATTTATAATTTCCAGAGGGGCTGTGCCTGCATTTAAGGGATACAGGGGTTATCCTGCAAGCCTTTGCACATCTGTTAATGAACAGGTTGTTCACGGCATTCCATCAATGACAAGGCTGAGGCAAGGTGATATAGTCAGTCTGGACCTCGGCGTGTATTACAGAGGCTTCTACGGCGATACGGCGGCAACTTTCCCCGTAGGTGAAGTAAGCAATACGGCAAAGAAATTAATTGCAGTTACTATGGGAGCGCTTAATGTGGGGATAGAAAGCGCTGTAATAGGCAATTATGTGTTTGATATATCCTCTGCAGTGCAGAAGCATGTGGAGGAGAACAGGTTTTCCGTTGTAAGAAATTTTGTAGGACACGGCATCGGCAGGGAGCTTCACGAAGAGCCGCAAATCCCTAACTTTGTCCCTAACAGCCGTGAGGGAATGGGTGCAGTTATTATGGAGGGAATGACCTTAGCCATTGAACCCATGGTTAATGCAGGCGCCTGGGAGGTTTCCATACTTGATGACGGCTGGACCGCGGTAACAAAGGACGGCAGTCTGTCGGCTCATTTTGAACATACGGTGGCCGTTACAAAAAACGGCCCCAATGCCTTGACTAAATTAGACTTATAAAATATAATATCAAGTTTAAAATGGACAGCGAGCGTATCCCCTGTGGTCTTGCCACGGGGTCAAGCGAGCAAATATGATGATGAAGTAAATCCTTACATTAGATTCCCTGTGGTTTTGCCACAGGGAAGATTAATATGCCAAAAGAAGAGGCGATAGAGGTTCAAGGTACGATATTAGAAACACTGCCTAATGCAATGTTCAGGGTTGAACTTGAGAATGGGCAGAAGATATTGGCATACGTTTCAGGGAAGATGCGCATGCATTTTATCAAAATACTGCCCGGCGACAAGGTCACTATAGAGTTGTCTCCGTACAACCTTACCAAGGGCAGAATAACTTACAGATTTAAATAGACAAGTTAAGAGTTAAAAGTTAAGAGTGAAGGAGTATAAATGAAAGTTCGTTCATCAGTAAAACCGATATGCACAAAGTGTAAAATTGTAAGAAGAAAAGGCGTAATCAGGGTTATCTGCAGCAATCAGAGGCATAAGCAGAGGCAGGGATAGAAAGACAGTTAACAGTCAACAGTTGACTGATACGCATAACTGTAGTTATAAGGAGATAAAGTGAGAATAACAGGCGTTGACTTACCGAAAAATGAAAGAGTTGAAATAGGGCTTACGAGTATTTTCGGCATAGGCAGAAAAACTTCGCAGAAGATTCTTGAAGAAATGGGCATTGACCCGAACAAGAGGGTAAAGGACCTGACTGATGACGATGCCTTAAAGATAAGGGCAGTCATTGACAGGGATTATAAGGTTGAAGGCGACTTAAGGCGCGAGGCAGCCACGAATATCAAGAGACTTCTTGACATGGGTTCATACAGGGGGCTGAGGCATAAGGCTAAACTGCCTGTAAGAGGACAGCGGACCAAGACAAACGCCCGTACCCGCAAAGGACCGAGGAAGGCTGTTGTAAGCAGGAAGAAGGAGGTGTAATGTCCCAGAGGAAAAAGAGCGTTAAAAAAGGCAAGAAGGTTTTACATGGAGGCGCGGCTTTTATACAGGCAAGTTTTAATAATACAATAATTACCATTACCGATACTAACGGCAACGTAGTTACATGGTCGTCTGCAGGGTCACACGGGTTTAAAGGCTCAAGAAAAGGC
The nucleotide sequence above comes from Nitrospirota bacterium. Encoded proteins:
- the rplP gene encoding 50S ribosomal protein L16, which produces MLMPKKVKFRKMMKGNMNGKAYKGSSISFGEFGLKALEPGWVSSRQIEAARVAITRHAKRGCKVWIRVFPDKPLTKKPAETRMGKGKGAPESWVAVVTPGRVLYEMSGVPEDIAREAFRLASHKLSIATKFVTRTRIV
- the rpmC gene encoding 50S ribosomal protein L29; protein product: MKKPSDIRSSTVDELRQEEANLRKELFNLRFQQVTGEIENPMRIRQVRRNIAQVLTVIGEKLKVKS
- the rpsQ gene encoding 30S ribosomal protein S17, producing the protein MPKKIFTGDVISDKMDKTVIVSVKRLTQHPLYKKTIKKISKFKAHDEGNKYKVGDKVRIIESSPISKEKRWVVLEKAER
- the rplN gene encoding 50S ribosomal protein L14, which gives rise to MIQLRSILEVADNSGARKVQCIKVMGGSHKRYAGLGDIVVVSIKEALPESNVKKGSVAKAVVVRCKKETRRTDGSYIKFDENAVVIVNAEGEPAGTRIFGPVARELRWKEFMKIISLAPEVL
- a CDS encoding 50S ribosomal protein L24, translating into MSLDIKKNDTVMVVKGDDRGKKGRVLSVYPVKSEVLIEKLNIVKRHMKPNKKYTQGGIIEKEAPVHRSNVTLVCPKCDKPTKIGSTTLENGARVRVCKICKEIMDR
- the rplE gene encoding 50S ribosomal protein L5, whose product is MLRLMEKYKKEVVPDLMKEFAFKNVMQVPRLKSIVLNVGMGEATQNIKLLDAAVKELTIISGQKPVVTKAKKSIASFKLRKGMPIGCKVTLRGKRMYEFLDKFISLALPRIKDFKGVSGKAFDGRGNYAFGTKEQIIFPEIDYDKIENTHGLDVIFVTSAKNNKEGKALLKHFGMPFRN
- a CDS encoding type Z 30S ribosomal protein S14; the encoded protein is MAKKCLIEKVKRTPKFKVRAYNRCRICGRPRGYLRKFGMCRICFRQRALAGQIPGVTKSSW
- the rpsH gene encoding 30S ribosomal protein S8, translated to MMTDPIADMITRIRNANMIKAEKVDIPASKIKLEVTKILKEKGFIKGYRMLKDKKQGILRVSLKYSANGEKIISGLKRISKPGRRIYVGKDDVPKVMGGIGVAIISTSKGVLYDEECRRDGVGGEVLCYVW
- the rplF gene encoding 50S ribosomal protein L6; the encoded protein is MSRVGAKPINLPKGVDVKLNVNEIAVKGPKGELKWSFPAEINVMLEGEVLQIKRESDTKQHKALHGTARSIIANMITGVHDGYERVLDITGIGYKAQVQGKKLLMTLGYSHPVEYTLPEGMTAQVDPKQTKITLKGSDKQLIGQVAANIRAFRPPDIYKGKGIRYTGEYIKLKAGKVGKK
- a CDS encoding 50S ribosomal protein L18, with the protein product MLSYVKTDARKRRHERARKKVYGTSERPRLNIFKSLKHVYAQIIDDSESATLVAASSQSKDFSKKLKTGGNIAAAKEVGTLIAKKAVEKGIKKIVFDRGGYTYHGRVKTLADAAREAGLEF
- the rpsE gene encoding 30S ribosomal protein S5, encoding MVGRTNPDGLNLKEKVVFINRVAKVVKGGRRFSFSALVVVGDDGGYVGAGKGKAGEVPEAIRKAVEQAKRNLIKVPIKDGTIPHQITGKFGAVQVIMKPGAEGVGIIAGGAVRAIMEVAGVHNIVAKSIGSHNPFNSVRATLDGLKKLKDTASIEARTGGGKSEEEGQGAKDENA
- the rpmD gene encoding 50S ribosomal protein L30 produces the protein MKTLKITLKRSPIGKPEKLRKVLMSMGLKRPNQSTIQKDTPSVKGQIHKVSHLVEVSEN
- the rplO gene encoding 50S ribosomal protein L15 encodes the protein MRLSDLSPVPGSTKKPKRVGRGIGSGHGKTSCKGHKGQKARTGTGKGAGFEGGQMPLQRRLPKRGFTNIFKKQYSIVNLKSLSGLSETVITPEILLEKGLIKNIKDGVKILGDGELKGALTVKAHFFSVSAKEKITGAGGSAEII
- the secY gene encoding preprotein translocase subunit SecY, yielding MAIFTGFQNIFKIAELKNRLLFTFALLAVYRIGAHIPTPGINGEELSKFLMERGGALMGFFDMFSGGALSRLTIFALGIMPYISASIILQLLTVVVPAIGKLAKEGERGRKKIVQYTRYGTVVISAVQSFGIATGIESMNQGAFVQSPGWSFRLMTMITLTSGTAFIMWLGEQITERGIGNGISMIIFAGIVARFPNAVINSVRLIKSGELNLILMLMLIVLMVAVVGIIIFVERGQRKIPVQYAKRVVGRKVYGGQSTHLPLKVNSSGVIPPIFASSIIMFPATIAGFIAIPWVQSVAKQLSPGNLIYTVLYVGMIFFFAYFYTAIIFNPVDIADNLKKHGGFIPGVRPGQSTSEYIYRVLARITFGGAIYLSIICILPDIFGKYFNVPFYFGGTSLLIVVGVALDTISQIESHLVTRSYEGFLKKGKIRGRRG
- the map gene encoding type I methionyl aminopeptidase; translation: MIVLKSQDEIKRMAEACRIAAEALEEIKKMIAPGITTMELDKFAESFIISRGAVPAFKGYRGYPASLCTSVNEQVVHGIPSMTRLRQGDIVSLDLGVYYRGFYGDTAATFPVGEVSNTAKKLIAVTMGALNVGIESAVIGNYVFDISSAVQKHVEENRFSVVRNFVGHGIGRELHEEPQIPNFVPNSREGMGAVIMEGMTLAIEPMVNAGAWEVSILDDGWTAVTKDGSLSAHFEHTVAVTKNGPNALTKLDL
- the infA gene encoding translation initiation factor IF-1, with translation MPKEEAIEVQGTILETLPNAMFRVELENGQKILAYVSGKMRMHFIKILPGDKVTIELSPYNLTKGRITYRFK
- the rpmJ gene encoding 50S ribosomal protein L36 yields the protein MKVRSSVKPICTKCKIVRRKGVIRVICSNQRHKQRQG
- the rpsM gene encoding 30S ribosomal protein S13, which translates into the protein MRITGVDLPKNERVEIGLTSIFGIGRKTSQKILEEMGIDPNKRVKDLTDDDALKIRAVIDRDYKVEGDLRREAATNIKRLLDMGSYRGLRHKAKLPVRGQRTKTNARTRKGPRKAVVSRKKEV